In Leptolyngbya sp. FACHB-261, one DNA window encodes the following:
- a CDS encoding class I SAM-dependent methyltransferase, with protein sequence MKVTVSAKTIGKLAKLLRTGVSILLTAIFWGLLSFGLVTPARADAPAVHQEVIYQEKAAHSPDGIGRFYMGREIAQVMGYQGAGWLERPWRDREEGSEQVVEALDLKPRDTVADIGAGTGYFSFRISPLVPQGRVLAVDVQPEMIEILNGLKQEKAITNVEPVQATPTDPNLPPQSVDIALMVDAYHEFDYPREVMTGIVRALKPGGRVVLVEYRGENPFIPIKGLHKMTQKQVREEMRAVGLAWRETKNFLPQQHFMVFERES encoded by the coding sequence GTGAAAGTAACAGTGAGCGCCAAAACAATAGGGAAATTAGCGAAACTGCTGCGGACAGGCGTCAGTATTTTGCTGACGGCCATCTTCTGGGGGTTGTTGAGTTTTGGGCTAGTCACACCTGCCAGGGCTGATGCACCTGCTGTCCATCAAGAGGTTATTTATCAGGAGAAAGCGGCGCACAGCCCCGATGGCATTGGCCGGTTTTATATGGGACGCGAAATTGCTCAGGTCATGGGCTACCAGGGAGCCGGCTGGCTGGAGCGTCCGTGGCGGGATAGGGAGGAAGGCTCAGAGCAAGTTGTAGAGGCTCTGGACCTTAAGCCCAGAGATACAGTGGCAGACATTGGAGCAGGTACAGGCTACTTTAGCTTTCGCATCAGTCCACTAGTACCTCAGGGTAGGGTCTTGGCAGTAGACGTTCAGCCCGAGATGATTGAAATTCTCAATGGGCTAAAGCAAGAAAAAGCGATTACTAATGTTGAGCCAGTTCAAGCAACGCCTACAGACCCAAATCTGCCGCCTCAAAGTGTAGATATCGCTCTAATGGTTGATGCTTACCACGAGTTTGACTACCCTCGAGAAGTCATGACTGGTATTGTCAGAGCGTTGAAGCCAGGGGGCCGCGTTGTTCTTGTGGAATACCGAGGGGAAAACCCGTTCATCCCGATCAAAGGCCTACACAAGATGACTCAGAAGCAAGTGCGCGAAGAGATGAGGGCCGTGGGATTGGCCTGGCGCGAAACTAAAAACTTTTTGCCGCAGCAACATTTCATGGTGTTTGAACGGGAAAGTTAG